Genomic DNA from Bacteroides zhangwenhongii:
TTTATGGGGATATATTAGTGACAAATTAAATATTCCTGTATCTCGTTTGTCCAAGGACAATATAGAAGAAAAATTGAGAAATCACGGAGTAAGCGAGGAATTAATCAAGGATTTCTTGAATGCACTAAATGATTGTGAATTTGCCCGTTTCGCTCCGGGAGACGAAAGTCAAGCTATGGACAAGGTTTATGCATCTTCAATAGAGGTGATAAGCAAAATGGAGAATTCAATTAAACATTAACCTAGAAGAGATTATGTCATGAGAAAAATATTATTTTTTATATTAATGTCAATGTCAATCACTTGTTTTGGACAGGATTCACTGAATGTTGATTCCAAGCAAGTGAATGAAGGAGATTCCATCCATACAGCAAGTACCACTATGTTCTCCAATAACACATTGGACAATGTTACGAAAACGGAAGGGGATTCTGCATATATAAAAGAAGATTATACCGCAGCCATTCAAATCTACGAAGCACTGCTCAAAAATGGAGAAGCGGCTGAAGTGTACTATAATTTAGGAAATAGCTACTATAAGATAGGAGAAATAGCCAAAGCTGTTCTTAATTACGAACGTGCCTTACTACTACAACCCGGCAATAGTGATATTCGTGCTAACCTTGAAGTAGCGCGTGCAAAAACAATAGACAAGGTGGAAGCTATTCCTGAGATCTTTTTTGTTTCATGGATCAAGTCGTTGATAAATAGTATGAGTGTAGATGCTTGGGCTACATTAGGAATTATCTCTTTCATTTTATTAATTGTAGCTCTCTATTTTTTCATCTTTTCAAAGCAGATATTATGGAAAAAAACTGGATTCATCTCAGGAATCATCTTTTTAATCATTACTATATGTGCCAATCTGTTTGCTTCTGAACAAAAAGAGCATTTAGTAATCAGAAACGAAGCAATAGTGATGAATCCAAGTGTTACTGTTCGTAGTACTCCAAGCGAAAGTGGTACTAGCTTATTTATTCTTCATGAAGGGAGAAAAGTAAGTATTAAAGATGATTCAATGAAAGAATGGAAAGAAATTCGATTAGAAGATGGAAAAGTTGGATGGGTACCAGCTTCTGCCATTGAAGCGATATAAACAATAATAATAGATTTTATAAATTAAGAAAAAAAGATAAGCAAATAATTTGTTTTATCTTTTTTTTTGCTTAAGTTTATAGCGTGATAAAGATATCACATAGTATTAACCATTAAATTTACGAGACATGAGAACAATAACATTTAATGAACTTCGTAAGATTAAAGACTCATTGCCCAGCGGTAGCATGCATAGAATAGCAGACGAACTTGGTTTACACGTAGATACCGTGCGAAACTTCTTCGGAGGTCATAATTTCAAGGAGGGAAAAAGTGTCGGAATACATCTTGAGCCCGGTCCGGATGGTGGGCTTGTAATGATAGATGATACGACCGTTCTTGATCGGGCTTTAAAAATTTTAGATGAATTAAATCTGAGTATGCAAAAAGAACAGGCTACCGAATCTGTGCAAGTTTAAAATATAACAAACCGAATCCCAATTGAATAAAACAATTGGGATTTCTTATTTGTTCACCTTATAAAATATACATTTATGGAAGATAAATTAGTAACTCTAGCCATTCTGACGTATACTAAAGCTCAGATATTAAAGAATGTCCTCGAAAATGAAGGTATTGAAACATACATTCATAATGTTAATCAAATACAACCAGTCGTTTCTTCGGGGGTTCGTTTACGAATCAAAGAAAGTGATTTACCACGTGCACTAAAAATAACCGAAAGTTCTACCTGGTTATCTGAAAGTATAGTGGGAGAGAAGGAACCTAAAACAGAGAATAAATCAAATAAGATTTTAATTCCTGTCGATTTCTCTAATTATTCGATGAAAGCATGTGAATTTGCTTTTAACTTAGCAAAAACTGAAAATGCTGAAGTTATCTTATTACACGTTTATTTTACACCAATATATGCGTCTTCATTGCCGTATGGTGATGTCTTCAATTACCAAGTTGGAGATGAAGAGACTGTAAAAACTATTATTCATAGAGTTCATTCTGATCTCAACACCTTATCAGCTAAAATAAAAGAAAAAATAGTTTCAGGGGAATTTCCGGGTATCAAATATAGTTGCATTTTACGAGAAGGCATTCCTGAAGAAGAGATTCTCAGATATGCAAAGGAAGAACGTCCTATTGTTATCATCATGGGAACTCGTGGAAAAAACCAAAAAGATATTGATTTGATCGGTAGTGTAACCGCTGAGGTCATTGATAGAAGCCGTGTTCCAGTATTAGCTATTCCAGAAAATACTCCATTTAAACAATTTAGTGAAGTCAAACGGATTGCTTTTATAACTAATTTTGATCAAAGAGATTTAATAGCTTTTGAGGCATTCTTTAACACTTGGAAATCGTTCCATTTTTCTGTATCTTTGATACATCTTACGGAATCTAAAGATACGTGGAATGAAATAAAACTTGCAGGAATAAAAGAATATTTCCATAAACAATACCCAGGTCTGGAAATCCATTATGATGTTGTGATGAATGATAATTTATTGAAAGGGCTTGACCAATACATCAAGGATAACCAAATAGATATAATTACATTGACTTCATATAAAAGAAATATATTTGCTCGATTATTTAATCCTAGTATTGCCAGAAAGATGATATTTCATTCCGATACGCCATTGCTTGTTATTAACGGATAATCAAACAGAAGCAAAAAAAGAAACCATATTGGAGGAATAATCGATATTATGTTTAATATATAAAAGGAGTAAATAATAAAACTTTGCTCCTTTTCTGTTTTATTAGCCCTACTTCAATCTACAAAAAGTTCTGTATCTCCATTTAAACATAAAAAAAGAAGGCCACTAAGGGAGTGACCTTCTTTACTAATCTCATATGGAGAAAGAATTATTACTTCATCATCTTATCAATTTCCTCAAATTCCGGTCCCATATTCAAGTTATAATAAACACGGTAAAGTCCTTGCAACCACAAATCTTTCTGGTCTGGTTTCAAAGCACGGGCTTTCTCATAAAAAGGCTTAGCTTCTTCATAGAACTTCTTTACTACAGCCTGTGCTTCAGCATACTTAGGATCATTAATATCCGTCGTTGCTTTATCAGCATAATCCTGCGCTTTCATCAAATACACCAAACCTACGTTAGAGTATGCTTCTGCATATTCCGGATCAGCAGCAATAGCCTTTTTATAGAATTCAATTGCATTATCATATTCTTTCATGTTATGATAAAGATATGCCTTTACATATAAATACAGCTTATTATTCGGATCATTAGACAGCATTCTGTCAGCAAACTCCATAGCCTTAGAGGCTTGATTAGAACTATTATAATAATCAACCAAATTGGCAAAGAAATAATCATTTCCTGGAAATTTAAGAATACCTTCTTCCAAAGCTTTGATCCATGCTACTGTGTCCCCCTTAGCTTTATAAGCATCAGCCATTAATTGCATTGCAAACTTGCCACCATCTTTATCTGACAAAGCCATCGGAGCATACTTGATAATCGCATCTTTATTACCTACTCTATCAGCTGCCAATGTTGCATAATAAGCAATCTGCGGAAGAAGAGTATCGTTTTTAGCAATCTCTTTATCAGCTAACATAGGATATGAAGCTGACTCTACGTATGTTGCGAAGAATTTCAACGCTTCTTTATTCTTATCCAAATTAAAATATTGAATGCCACCATTGATCAAATTCGGACGTTCGGCCAACATACTAGAAGCATTCGCCTTCCGATATTTGTTTTTAATTTTGCCCTTTTCATTGGGTACTTGAGCCAAATCGTCACACTTAGTATAATACTCATACATCTTCAATATGCTATTATACACTTTCAATGTATCATACGGTTTTCTCAAAAAAGCATTTTTCATCTGCTCTTCGTTGATACGTTTCTGGATAAATCCAGCAACATCCCATGTTTCAGCAAGATCCTTTGTTTCAGGATTCTTCATAGCTTCCTTAATAAGCTGTTCAGCCTGCTTAAAATTAGGTTTTACGTCATTAGCTATGCTCTTCGCTTCTTTTACATTTTTCATTTGAGCAAAAGAGAAGCTAACAGCCATCAATAAAACCATAGAAAATAATACTCTTTTCATGATTGTTGTTTGATTAATTATTAATATTATGTCTATTCCTCAATGTTATTACTTTCGTTCTCATTTACATCTGACGTATCATCATTGTCAATATCAGGAGCATCAGTATTAGGATCACTCACAATAGTACCCTCTACTTCTTCTTCCGGTATTTCATCCTCAAGACTTTCAGTCATGACTTTACATACTGAACCAATCTGATCATTGCGTTTTTCAAGATTAATCAAACGGACACCTTGGGTAGCACGCCCCATGATACGAACATCTTCTACCTTCAAACGAATTGTGATACCGGATTTATTGATAATCATCAAATCATTTTCATCTGTTACAGATTTAATCGTTACCAATTTACCCGTTTTTTCAGTAATATTCATTGTTTTCACCCCCTTACCTCCACGGTTGGTCTTACGATAGTCTTCAATTTCAGAACGTTTACCATATCCTTGCTCAGAAACAACCATTACAGATTCTGTCTCCAAGTCCTTAATGCAAATCATTCCCACAACTTCATCCTGGCCATCGTTATCTAATGTAATACCACGCACACCCGTTGCTGTACGTCCCATAACGCGCACTGCTGCTTCATGGAAACGAATTGCACGTCCATTACGGTTGGCTATGATAATTTCATTATTTCCATTCGTCATACGAACTTCGATAACACTGTCATCTTCACGAATCGTAATAGCATTTACACCATTCTGGCGAGGACGAGAATATTGTTCTAACAATGTTTTCTTTATTACACCTTTCTTAGTACAGAATAATACATAGTGGCTATTGATGAACTCTGAATCCTCTAAACTCTTCACACGCAAATATGCCGTTACATTATCATCTGAATCAATATTCAACAAATTCTGAATAGCACGCCCCTTAGAGTTCTTCGTTCCTTCAGGTATCTCATACACTTTCAACCAATAACACTTACCTTTTTGTGTAAAGAACATCATGGTATTGTGCATGGTAGCCGGATAAATATGCTCTACAAAGTCTTCATCACGAGTTTCTGTTCCCTTAGAACCTACCCCACCACGATTCTGTGCGCGGAATTCTGTTAAAGGAGTACGCTTGATATATCCCATATGAGAAATGGTGATAATCATCTGGTCATCAGCGTAGAAATCTTCCGGATTAAACTCTTCAGAAGAATATACAATCTCAGAACGGCGTTCATCCCCATATTTTGCTTTCACTTCCAGTAGTTCATCTTTCATTACCTTACGGCATACTTCATCATCAGCCAGAATACTTTCCAAATAAGCAATCTGCTTCATGATTTCCTCGTATTCCGCATGAAGCTGATCCTGCATCAAACCGGTCAACTGGCGCAAACGCATTTCTACAATAGCACGCGACTGAATTTCTGTCAGATTGAAGCGTTCTATCAAGCCTGCTATAGCATCATTGGGCGTTTTAGCAGCACGGATAATACGAATTACTTCATCAATATTATCCGAAGCAATAATTAAACCTTCAAGAATATGTGCCCGCTCTTTTGCTTTACGAAGTTCGAACTGGGTACGACGAATTACGACCTCGTGTCTATGTTCTATGAAATATTTTATTAAATCTCTCAGATTTAATGTCTTTGGACGTCCGTGTATCAAAGCAACATTATTCACACCAAAAGATGTCTGTAAAGCTGTCATCTTATAAAGTTTATTCAGCACTACACTTGCATTTGCATCACGTTTTACGTCAATAACGATACGCATACCATCACGGTCAGACTCATCATTAGCATTCGAGATACCTTCTATTTTCTTATCGTTAACAAGGTCAGCGATATACTTAATCAATTCTGCCTTATTTACATTATAGGGAATCTCGGTGATTACAATTTTATCATGCGCCTGCCCGCTTTCAATTTCAGCTCTCGCACGCATAACCACACGTCCACGACCTGTCAGATAAGCCTCACGCACACCACTTACACCATATATATATCCGCCTGTAGGAAAGTCCGGAGCTTTCACAAACTCCATCAACTCTTCCACTGTAATTTCCGGATTATCAATATATGCATCACAAGCATCTATAACTTCAGAAAGATTATGTGGAGGCATATTGGTAGCCATACCCACGGCAATACCAGATGCACCATTCACTAAAAGATTAGGAATTCGAGTTGGCATTACCTTAGGTTCAACCAAAGTATTATCAAAGTTAGGCTCAAAATCTACGGTTTCCTTATACAAGTCATCCATCATCGCTTCACCCAACTTATTAAGACGTGCCTCCGTATAACGCATAGCAGCAGGGCTATCACCGTCTACCGAACCAAAGTTACCCTGTCCGTCTACCAAAGGATAACGCATCGCCCACTCCTGAGCCATACGAACCATTGCAAGATAAACAGAAAAATCTCCATGAGGATGATACTTACCAAGTACTTCACCAACAATTCTGGCCGATTTCTTATAAGGTTTATCTGAAGTATTACCCAATTCCATCATTCCGTATAAAATTCTACGGTGAACGGGCTTAAATCCATCTCTAACATCCGGAAGGGCACGCGAAACGATGACCGACATAGAGTAGTCAATGTACGATGACTTCATTTCCTCCTCGATGTTAATCTTTATAATTCTGTCTTGTTCAAGCATTTAAAATGATTATTAATTATACATTCTACGGTTTGTAAAAAACCACGCTAAAGTACTACTTTTCCCGGATATACGAAAGTTTTTGGAAAGAAAGTTTTATTATGAATGGAATGATACCCAACTAAGCTTTAAAATACGAAAACAAAAAGAGAAAAATAATAAATTAGGCTATAAAGGCTATGGAATATCGGCAAAAAACATCCAGCCATTTGTTATACCTTATTATATATAACGCAAATGTAGCATTTTTATGGCACGCCATTTGTAGATATAAGAAATAAAGCAAATATTGCAATACAAACTTGATTTAATGCGTATATTTGCGAGTGAATAACCCTTAGAAAAGAAGGAAGAAAGTATGAATAATCAATTCTCACAAAGAGTTTCCGACATTATCGTCTATAGTAAAGAAGAAGCGAATCGGTTGAGAAGTAGGTACATAGGTCCAGAACACCTGCTTCTAGGTATGCTCCGTGACGGTGAAGGAAAAGCTATCGAGATATTGTCTAAACTCAATCCCAATCTGACTACCATCAAACAGCAGATTGAAGCTCAGCTAAAGGTAGAAGCTGATGATATGTTATTACCTGACGCAGAGGTGTCGTTGTCTAATGACGCGGCAAAAATATTAAAAATGTGTATTTTAGAAGCACGTGGAATGAAAAGTAACATCGCTGACACAGAACATGTTCTGTTGGCAATTTTAAGAGAAAAGAAGAATGTAGCAGCCTCCATACTTGAAGCAAATAACATCAATTATGCAAAAGTATTGGAACAGGTAACATTGCAACCAGACATAAATGCTGGAATGTTTACTGAAGATGACGATGAAGACGAAGAAATGTCTTCCCCCCGCTCAAGCGGAAGAGGCAATTCTGAAGAGCGCCAACAGGCACAAACAGCTTCGAAAAAGCCATCTAATGACACACCTGTACTTGACAATTTCGGTACGGATATGACAAAAGCGGCAGAAGAAGGAAAATTAGATCCAGTAGTCGGCAGAGAAAAAGAAATTGAACGTTTGGCCCAAATCTTAAGCCGCCGTAAAAAAAACAACCCTATTCTAATAGGTGAACCGGGTGTAGGGAAATCAGCTATTGTTGAGGGACTTGCTTTAAGAATTACTCAGAAAAAGGTTTCACGAATTTTGTTTGATAAACGAGTTGTGGCTCTGGATATGACAGCTGTCGTAGCAGGTACCAAATATCGCGGACAATTTGAAGAGCGTATTCGTTCCATTCTAAATGAGTTACAGAGAAATCCCAATGTAATTCTGTTTGTCGATGAGATTCACACAATTGTAGGTGCAGGGTCGGCTGCAGGCTCTATGGACGCTGCAAATATGTTAAAACCGGCATTGGCTAGAGGAGAAATACAATGTATTGGCGCTACCACCCTTGATGAGTATCGTAAAAATATTGAAAAAGACGGTGCTCTTGAACGTCGTTTCCAAAAAGTAATAGTAGAACCAACTACGGCTGAGGAAACTCTTCAAATTTTACATAACATCAAGGACAAGTATGAAGACCATCATAATGTTTTTTATACTGATGAAGCATTGGAAGCATGTGTCAAGCTGACAGACCGCTATATCACAGATCGTAATTTCCCTGATAAGGCTATTGATGCTTTGGATGAAGCCGGTTCACGGGTACATCTTACCAACATTAATGTTCCTAAAGAGATAGAAGAGCAGGAAAAATTGATCGAAGAAGCTAAAAGTAAGAAAAATGAAGCAGTTAAATCTCAGAACTTTGAACTTGCAGCCAGCTTTCGGGATAAAGAAAAAGAATTTTCTCTTCGATTAGACGAGATGAAAAAAGAGTGGGAAGCCAGTCTGAAGGAAAATAGGCAGACCGTTGATGCAGAAGAGATCGCCAACGTTATATCAATGATGTCAGGTATTCCTGTACAACGTATGGCACAAGCCGAAGGTATTAAGCTAGCCGGCATGAAAGAAGATCTGCAATCTAAAGTCATAGCGCAAGATACGGCCATAGAAAAGTTGGTAAAAGCAATATTGCGAAGCCGTGTAGGATTAAAAGATCCCAATAAGCCAATTGGCACATTCATGTTCTTAGGCCCAACGGGGGTTGGTAAAACCCATTTAGCCAAAGAATTAGCCAAATATATGTTTGGTTCAGCCGATGCACTGATTCGTATAGACATGAGTGAGTACATGGAAAAATTTACGGTTTCACGACTGGTCGGAGCACCTCCGGGATACGTAGGATATGAAGAAGGGGGACAATTAACAGAAAAAGTACGCCGCAAACCATATTCTATTGTATTGCTTGATGAAATAGAAAAAGCGCATCCAGATGTATTCAATATCTTGCTTCAAGTGATGGATGAAGGACGTCTGACTGACAGTTATGGCAGGATGGTAGACTTTAAAAACACTGTTATCATCATGACCTCCAATATCGGAACCCGTCAGTTGAAAGAATTTGGACGAGGGGTCGGATTTGCAACACAAAGCCGACTTGATGACAAGGAATTCTCGCGAAGTGTAATCCAAAAAGCTTTAAATAAATCATTCGCTCCTGAATTTATTAATCGAGTAGATGAAATTATCACATTCGACCAACTCTCTCTGGAAGCAATTACAAAGATTATTGATATAGAGCTGAAAGGATTATATAATAGAATTGAATCTATTGGATATAAATTAATTATCGAAGATAAAGCGAAAGAGTTCATAGCAACCAAAGGATACGATGTGCAATATGGTGCCCGTCCTTTAAAACGAGCTATTCAAACCTATTTGGAAGACGGGTTATCAGAACTCATCATTTCTTCGTCTTTAAAAGAAAAAGACATCATTCAAGTCTCTCTTAATGGAGAAAAAGGTGAATTAGAAATGAAAGCTATTACTCAAGAATAAGATTATATTGTCCATGTTTGGAATCAATATTAAGTATGTCATAATGTCAGACCTTCGGGTCTGGCATTTTTTTTGTCTCTACCTAAGTAAGTATCAATTAAAATTAATCAATAGATAAACTAAAAAATATACGTATTATGCAGAAAGGTAATATTGGAGTTACAACAGAGAACATTTTTCCTATTATCAAAAAGTTCTTGTACAGTGACCATGAGATTTTTCTTCGTGAGTTAGTATCCAATGCAGTAGACGCTACTCAGAAGCTGAATACACTAGCTTCTATCGGAGAGTTTAAAGGTGAGTTAGGTGATTTAACCATTCATGTTGAATTAGGCAAAGATACTATTACCATTTCCGATCGCGGTATTGGTCTGACTGCAGAAGAAATCGAAAAGTATATCAATCAGATTGCATTCTCTGGAGCAAATGATTTCCTCGAGAAATACAAAAATGACGCAAATGCCATCATTGGTCATTTCGGATTAGGTTTCTATTCTGCTTTTATGGTTGCAAAGAAAGTAGAAATAATCACTAAGTCATATAAAGACGGTGCACAAGCTGTAAAATGGACTTGTGACGGTAGTCCTGAATTTACAATTGAAGAAGTGGAAAAAGCAGATCGAGGCTCGGATATCATCTTGTACATTGATGATGACTGCAAGGAATTTCTTGAAGAAGCCCGTATTTCCGGACTTTTGAAGAAATATTGCAGTTTCCTTCCTGTTCCTATTGCATTTGGGAAGAAAAAAGAATGGAAAGATGGCAAACAGATAGATACAGCCGAAGATAATATCATCAATGATACAACTCCCCTATGGACTCGCAAACCTAGCGAACTATCGGATGAAGATTACAAATCATTCTATAGTAAGTTGTATCCGATGTCTGACGAACCACTTTTCTGGATTCATCTGAATGTCGACTACCCATTCCATTTGACTGGAATTCTTTATTTCCCGAAAGTAAAAAGCAATATTGAACTAAATAAAAACAAGATTCAATTATATTGCAATCAGGTATATGTTACAGATTCTGTTGAAGGTATTGTGCCGGACTTCTTGACACTGTTGCATGGAGTGATAGATTCTCCAGATATTCCGTTGAATGTTTCCCGGTCATATTTGCAGAGTGATTCAAACGTGAAGAAAATTTCAACCTATATCACAAAGAAAGTTTCCGACCGTCTGCAATCCATCTTCAAGAATGATCGCAAACAATTTGAAGAAAAGTGGAATGATTTAAAAATATTTATCAATTATGGAATGCTCACACAAGAGGATTTCTATGATAAAGCGCAAAAATTTGCCCTTTTCACCGATACAAATGACAAGCATTACACATTTGAAGAATACCAGACTCTTATTAAAGATAATCAAACAGATAAAGATGGAAATCTGATCTATCTGTATGCTAACAACAAAGATGAACAATATAGTTACATTGAAGCTGCCACCAATAAAGGATACAATGTTTTGCTTATGGATGGCCAGTTAGACGTAGCTATGATAAGCATGTTGGAACAAAAGCTGGAGAAGTCCCGCTTCACCCGTGTTGATAGTGATGTTATCGACAATCTTATCGTTAAAGAAGATAAGAAAGGCGAAATATTGGAAGCAGACAAGCAAGATGCTATCACAACAGCCTTCAAAAGTCAACTTCCTAAAATGGACAAAGTCGAGTTCAATGTCATGACACAAGCATTGGGAGAAAATTCTGCTCCAGTAATGATTACTCAAAGCGAATATATGCGTCGTATGAAAGAAATGGCGAACATACAAGCCGGAATGAGTTTCTATGGCGAAATGCCTGATATGTTCAATTTAATACTGAATTCCGATCACAAACTGATAAAGCAGGTATTAAATGAAGAAGAAGGAGCTTGCCATGCAGAAGTAACCCCGATACAATCTGAAATGGATAGCATCAACAAAAAACGCAATGAGCTGAAAGATAAGCAGAAAGGTAAGAAAGATGAAGATATCCCAACAGCTGAAAAAGATGAACTAAATGATTTAGATAAGAAATGGGATGATCTGAAGAGTAAGAAAGAAGCTATCTTCGCAGGTTATGCCAGCAATAATAAAGTTATCCGTCAACTGATTGACTTAGCTTTATTGCAAAATAATATGTTAAGAGGTGAAGCATTGAACAACTTCGTAAAACGTAGCATTGAGCTGATTTAACATCGCCCCTTTTAAACATTACATAACTTTCAAAAGAGCATTCAACGTTAAATACACGTTGTAATGCTCTTTTTCATTTTAAAACAAGTGGCAAAATATCGATAAATTGAAAAGTATTGCATATATTTGAACACTTAATAGACAGAAATATCAATTGCTTGACTTGGGTTATGAGAAAAATTCTTTTGGTGTTAATTACTTTATGGCTGACTATTCCGGCTATCCATGCCCAAAAAGTAGGATTAGTATTAAGCGGTGGCGGCGCAAAAGGATTAACGCATATTGGTATTATCCGCGCTTTAGAAGAAAACAATATACCTATTGATTATATTGCAGGTACCTCTATGGGGGCCATCATCGGCTCCTTATATGCTATGGGATATTCTCCCGATGATATGGTGGAACTGTTAAAGTCTGAAGACTTCAAACGATGGTATTCCGGAGAAGTGGAAGAAAAGTATGTATATCATTTCAAGAAAAATCTCCCGACTCCTGAATTCTTTAATATTCGTTTTTCATTCAAAGATTCGCTAAAGAACCTGAAACCACAATTTCTTCCCACCAGCGTAGTGAATCCGATTCAGATGAATCTCGTTTTTGTTGATCTGTACGCACGTGCTACAGCTGCATGTAAAGGAGATTTTGATAAGCTCTTCGTACCTTTCCGTTGTATTGCGTCCGATGTATATAACAAGCAGCAATTGATAATGAGAAACGGAGATCTAGGAGATGCGGTCAGAGCTTCAATGAGCTTTCCATTCATGTTCAAGCCTATTGAAATAAACAATGTGTTAGCTTATGATGGAGGGATTTACAACAATTTCCCTACAGATGTCATGAAAGATGATTTTCATCCTGACATTATTATAGGAAGCATTGTATCTACCAATCCCACCAAGCCTAAAGAAGATGACCTTATGAGTCAGATAGAAAATATGGTAATGCAAAAAACCGACTATTCCATTCCCGATTCTGTAGGAATATCTATGACTTTCAAATATGACAATGTCAATCTGATGGATTTCCAACGCATTGACGAACTGCATGATATAGGATATAATCGCACTATCAGCATGATGGACTCGATCAAGAGTCGCATTCACCGGCGTGTAAACGCAGACAATATACGTTTAAGAAGAATGGTGTATAAAAGCAATTTTCCCGAATTACGCTTTAAAAATATTATTATTGATGGCGCCAATCCCCAACAACAAGCCTACATAAAAAGAGAATTTCATAAATCGGACAATAAAGAATTCACCTATGAGGATTTAAAACAAGGTTATTTTCGACTGCTTTCAGACAAAATGATTTCTGAAATCATTCCTCATGCGATTTACAATCCGGAAGATGATACTTACGACCTGCATTTAAAAGTCAAACTAGAGAATAACTTTGCGGTAAGATTGGGTGGGAATATATCTACTTCCAACTCCAATCAGATTTATCTAGGACTGAGTTATCAGGATTTGAATTACTATGCTAAAGAATTCGTTCTTGATGGACAACTTGGAAAGATCTATAACAATATCCAATTTATGGCAAAGATAGATTTCGCCACAGCTATACCTACGTCATATCGTCTCATAGGTTCAATCAGCACTTTCGATTATTTCAAAAAAGACAAGCTTTTTTCTAGAAATGACAAGCCGGCTTTTAACCAAAAAGACGAACGCTTTTTAAAGTTACAAGTAGGCTTACCTTTTCTTTCAAGCAAACGAGCTGAATTC
This window encodes:
- a CDS encoding patatin-like phospholipase family protein, which encodes MRKILLVLITLWLTIPAIHAQKVGLVLSGGGAKGLTHIGIIRALEENNIPIDYIAGTSMGAIIGSLYAMGYSPDDMVELLKSEDFKRWYSGEVEEKYVYHFKKNLPTPEFFNIRFSFKDSLKNLKPQFLPTSVVNPIQMNLVFVDLYARATAACKGDFDKLFVPFRCIASDVYNKQQLIMRNGDLGDAVRASMSFPFMFKPIEINNVLAYDGGIYNNFPTDVMKDDFHPDIIIGSIVSTNPTKPKEDDLMSQIENMVMQKTDYSIPDSVGISMTFKYDNVNLMDFQRIDELHDIGYNRTISMMDSIKSRIHRRVNADNIRLRRMVYKSNFPELRFKNIIIDGANPQQQAYIKREFHKSDNKEFTYEDLKQGYFRLLSDKMISEIIPHAIYNPEDDTYDLHLKVKLENNFAVRLGGNISTSNSNQIYLGLSYQDLNYYAKEFVLDGQLGKIYNNIQFMAKIDFATAIPTSYRLIGSISTFDYFKKDKLFSRNDKPAFNQKDERFLKLQVGLPFLSSKRAEFGIGIAKIEDKYFQKNIIDFGNDKYDKSRYNLLGGSISFNGSTLNARQYPTRGYREALVAQIFVGRERFYPGEGTTSDNSNRKHHSWLQLSYMKEKYHNMSEHWVLGWYLKALYASKNFSENYTATMMQAGEFSPTLHSKMTYNEAFRANQFVGAGIRPVYRLNQMFHLRGEFYGFMPIYPIEKNSLNKAYYGKAFSKFEYLGEISVVCQLPFGDISAYVNHYSSPRKEWNVGLSIGLQLFNYRFIE
- the htpG gene encoding molecular chaperone HtpG; its protein translation is MQKGNIGVTTENIFPIIKKFLYSDHEIFLRELVSNAVDATQKLNTLASIGEFKGELGDLTIHVELGKDTITISDRGIGLTAEEIEKYINQIAFSGANDFLEKYKNDANAIIGHFGLGFYSAFMVAKKVEIITKSYKDGAQAVKWTCDGSPEFTIEEVEKADRGSDIILYIDDDCKEFLEEARISGLLKKYCSFLPVPIAFGKKKEWKDGKQIDTAEDNIINDTTPLWTRKPSELSDEDYKSFYSKLYPMSDEPLFWIHLNVDYPFHLTGILYFPKVKSNIELNKNKIQLYCNQVYVTDSVEGIVPDFLTLLHGVIDSPDIPLNVSRSYLQSDSNVKKISTYITKKVSDRLQSIFKNDRKQFEEKWNDLKIFINYGMLTQEDFYDKAQKFALFTDTNDKHYTFEEYQTLIKDNQTDKDGNLIYLYANNKDEQYSYIEAATNKGYNVLLMDGQLDVAMISMLEQKLEKSRFTRVDSDVIDNLIVKEDKKGEILEADKQDAITTAFKSQLPKMDKVEFNVMTQALGENSAPVMITQSEYMRRMKEMANIQAGMSFYGEMPDMFNLILNSDHKLIKQVLNEEEGACHAEVTPIQSEMDSINKKRNELKDKQKGKKDEDIPTAEKDELNDLDKKWDDLKSKKEAIFAGYASNNKVIRQLIDLALLQNNMLRGEALNNFVKRSIELI
- a CDS encoding ATP-dependent Clp protease ATP-binding subunit, with protein sequence MNNQFSQRVSDIIVYSKEEANRLRSRYIGPEHLLLGMLRDGEGKAIEILSKLNPNLTTIKQQIEAQLKVEADDMLLPDAEVSLSNDAAKILKMCILEARGMKSNIADTEHVLLAILREKKNVAASILEANNINYAKVLEQVTLQPDINAGMFTEDDDEDEEMSSPRSSGRGNSEERQQAQTASKKPSNDTPVLDNFGTDMTKAAEEGKLDPVVGREKEIERLAQILSRRKKNNPILIGEPGVGKSAIVEGLALRITQKKVSRILFDKRVVALDMTAVVAGTKYRGQFEERIRSILNELQRNPNVILFVDEIHTIVGAGSAAGSMDAANMLKPALARGEIQCIGATTLDEYRKNIEKDGALERRFQKVIVEPTTAEETLQILHNIKDKYEDHHNVFYTDEALEACVKLTDRYITDRNFPDKAIDALDEAGSRVHLTNINVPKEIEEQEKLIEEAKSKKNEAVKSQNFELAASFRDKEKEFSLRLDEMKKEWEASLKENRQTVDAEEIANVISMMSGIPVQRMAQAEGIKLAGMKEDLQSKVIAQDTAIEKLVKAILRSRVGLKDPNKPIGTFMFLGPTGVGKTHLAKELAKYMFGSADALIRIDMSEYMEKFTVSRLVGAPPGYVGYEEGGQLTEKVRRKPYSIVLLDEIEKAHPDVFNILLQVMDEGRLTDSYGRMVDFKNTVIIMTSNIGTRQLKEFGRGVGFATQSRLDDKEFSRSVIQKALNKSFAPEFINRVDEIITFDQLSLEAITKIIDIELKGLYNRIESIGYKLIIEDKAKEFIATKGYDVQYGARPLKRAIQTYLEDGLSELIISSSLKEKDIIQVSLNGEKGELEMKAITQE